In one Flammeovirga yaeyamensis genomic region, the following are encoded:
- a CDS encoding sulfatase family protein, producing MTNNTSGMRILQTVILGLSLLCITSCSHKEKENKLEKPNIVWVMLEDISHDFECYGMPAVKTPTFNALAEEGTLYYNCYGTASICSTNRSAMMVGAHQRLTNTHHHRSNREEPLASPFQPFTYLLKQQGYTNVLGHKNVMKKGRKIDVNFKHKPIGKWEEDYGLFDKFDEFTAEDQPFFAQIQLAVTHRGDWWTEVREQSEHPVNPAEVQLPPEYADHPAIRLDWAKYLDQVEYADNEMKMLIEELKAKGVYDNTVIIVIGDNGRCNIKGKGYLHDPGSRIPLIIKWPEGYEHDKESQQIIASTDITATILDIAGVELPDYLTGQSFIDENFDRKNVYSYRGLWDEIPEQVSSITGERFRYIRNDKPEIPYDAHQGYLEWYRPAVHVMRSLSEEGKLNEIQQRWFEPTKPQEELYDFINDPFETHNLANNPEYKDVLKQMRQETLEMDQQMSPVSKVYDPKIVPGLAPVNFVKEHYPKEYQRMLDGEEIGYKKYSKLYKKHLAKEKSKSVQSK from the coding sequence ATGACAAACAATACGAGTGGAATGAGAATATTACAAACCGTCATTTTAGGACTATCCTTATTATGTATTACTTCTTGTAGTCATAAGGAAAAAGAAAACAAACTAGAGAAACCAAATATCGTTTGGGTGATGTTGGAGGACATTAGTCATGACTTTGAATGTTATGGAATGCCTGCCGTAAAAACACCTACTTTTAATGCCTTAGCAGAAGAAGGAACGTTGTATTATAATTGTTATGGGACAGCATCAATTTGTTCGACCAACCGATCTGCTATGATGGTCGGTGCCCATCAGCGATTGACCAATACGCATCACCACAGAAGCAATAGAGAAGAACCACTAGCATCGCCTTTCCAACCATTCACTTATTTATTAAAACAACAAGGATATACTAACGTCTTAGGCCATAAAAATGTAATGAAAAAAGGCCGTAAGATTGATGTGAATTTCAAGCACAAACCTATCGGGAAATGGGAAGAAGACTACGGACTTTTTGATAAGTTCGACGAGTTCACTGCAGAAGATCAACCGTTTTTTGCACAGATTCAGTTAGCCGTAACGCATAGAGGCGATTGGTGGACAGAAGTGAGAGAACAATCGGAACATCCTGTAAATCCTGCAGAGGTACAACTACCGCCGGAATATGCCGATCATCCTGCCATTCGTTTGGACTGGGCCAAATATTTAGATCAGGTCGAGTACGCTGATAACGAGATGAAAATGTTGATCGAGGAGCTAAAAGCAAAAGGAGTTTACGATAACACTGTCATTATTGTGATTGGCGATAATGGTCGTTGTAATATTAAAGGTAAAGGTTATTTGCACGATCCTGGGTCAAGAATTCCTTTAATCATCAAGTGGCCAGAAGGTTATGAGCATGATAAAGAATCTCAGCAGATTATTGCAAGTACAGATATTACCGCTACAATTTTAGATATCGCAGGTGTTGAACTTCCAGACTACTTAACAGGACAATCGTTTATTGATGAAAATTTTGATCGTAAAAACGTGTATTCATACAGAGGTTTATGGGATGAAATTCCTGAGCAAGTAAGCTCAATTACGGGAGAACGCTTTAGATATATCAGAAACGATAAACCAGAAATTCCTTACGATGCACATCAAGGGTATTTGGAATGGTACAGACCGGCAGTACATGTAATGCGATCTTTAAGTGAAGAAGGAAAACTAAACGAGATACAGCAACGTTGGTTTGAGCCAACAAAACCTCAAGAAGAGTTGTACGATTTTATTAATGATCCTTTCGAGACACATAATTTAGCGAACAATCCAGAATACAAGGACGTCTTAAAGCAAATGCGTCAAGAAACATTGGAAATGGACCAACAAATGTCGCCAGTATCTAAAGTTTACGATCCTAAAATTGTTCCTGGTTTGGCTCCTGTGAATTTTGTGAAAGAACATTATCCAAAAGAGTATCAAAGAATGCTTGATGGAGAAGAAATTGGCTACAAAAAATATTCAAAATTATACAAAAAGCACTTAGCTAAAGAGAAATCAAAATCAGTACAGTCAAAATAG
- a CDS encoding sulfatase: protein MIKHSLLFLFFLGAMSCTTVQKTQESKEKQPNIVLLFVDDYGWSDLEHRNETFKTPNISQLKTESMEFTRAYIPTPTCSPSRASMVTGKEAARLQMPRHIPHEHADGSNTHEFHKWEIDPVRRGSKNWLPLEEVTYAERIKDFGYYSAFIGKWHLGHEPYHPIHQGFDEQIGVSNFGHPKSYYPKFFKDNNAYTEFDDQEGVYLTDVMTDTTIHFLENYDKDQPFMLSVWYYTVHGPHIGKKELVQKYLDQGMTKKYAEYHAMVECMDISVGKIMATLKRLNMDDNTMVILTSDQGGYFENLPLSGGKRQNTLGEGGARVPMFIKYPNKVEAGSECNTPIQTIDIFPTVMEVASGKKYTDDNIQGKSIMPLLQGKEMEERNLYFMRSYEDQYAAIMNGDWKLKKYHSGKFELFNVVEDISEKNDLINAEAEAARVDKMKKELQEWEEEVYAGWKEVTDDNSYLYLLPKSKKKEKKKLEASK, encoded by the coding sequence ATGATAAAACATAGTTTACTTTTCCTATTTTTTTTAGGAGCAATGAGTTGTACAACTGTACAGAAAACACAGGAGTCAAAGGAAAAGCAACCGAATATAGTTTTACTATTTGTAGACGATTACGGTTGGTCTGATTTAGAACATAGAAACGAGACGTTTAAAACGCCTAATATTAGTCAGCTAAAAACGGAAAGTATGGAATTTACAAGAGCGTATATTCCAACTCCAACATGTAGCCCAAGTAGAGCATCTATGGTGACAGGTAAAGAGGCGGCTCGATTACAAATGCCGCGTCATATTCCACACGAACATGCGGACGGATCGAACACTCACGAATTCCATAAATGGGAAATTGACCCAGTAAGAAGAGGTTCTAAAAACTGGCTTCCATTGGAAGAAGTAACCTATGCAGAAAGAATCAAAGACTTTGGTTACTATAGTGCTTTTATTGGTAAATGGCACTTAGGTCACGAGCCTTATCACCCGATTCACCAAGGATTCGATGAGCAAATTGGCGTAAGTAACTTCGGTCATCCGAAAAGCTATTATCCAAAGTTCTTTAAAGACAATAACGCTTATACAGAATTTGATGATCAAGAAGGAGTTTATCTAACAGATGTGATGACGGACACGACAATTCACTTCTTAGAGAACTACGATAAAGATCAACCTTTCATGCTTTCGGTTTGGTATTATACTGTACACGGACCTCATATTGGTAAGAAAGAATTGGTACAAAAATACTTGGACCAAGGGATGACAAAAAAATATGCAGAGTACCATGCAATGGTAGAATGTATGGATATTTCAGTAGGTAAGATTATGGCTACATTGAAGCGTTTAAATATGGATGATAACACCATGGTCATCTTAACTTCGGATCAAGGTGGTTATTTCGAGAACCTTCCGTTATCAGGCGGAAAGAGACAGAATACTTTGGGTGAAGGTGGTGCAAGAGTGCCAATGTTTATCAAGTACCCGAATAAAGTAGAAGCTGGATCGGAATGTAACACGCCAATTCAAACTATTGATATCTTCCCTACAGTAATGGAGGTAGCATCAGGTAAAAAATACACAGATGATAATATCCAAGGTAAGAGTATCATGCCATTGCTTCAAGGTAAAGAAATGGAGGAAAGAAACTTGTACTTCATGCGTTCTTACGAAGACCAATATGCTGCGATTATGAACGGCGATTGGAAGTTGAAGAAATATCACTCAGGAAAATTCGAACTATTTAATGTAGTAGAAGATATCTCTGAAAAGAATGATTTGATCAACGCAGAAGCTGAGGCAGCACGTGTGGATAAAATGAAGAAAGAATTGCAAGAGTGGGAAGAAGAGGTATATGCAGGTTGGAAAGAAGTAACTGATGATAACTCTTACTTATACCTTCTACCAAAGAGCAAGAAGAAAGAAAAAAAGAAGCTAGAAGCTAGCAAATAA
- a CDS encoding glycoside hydrolase family 2 TIM barrel-domain containing protein translates to MKYLLIIGILFSSLSLFAQQRINFNEQWKFKLDDQTGADKTNYNDKDWRNLNLPHDWSIEGEYNENHPMGDKCGYLPAGIGWYRKTIQVPKEWKGQSVHITFDGVFMNSTVWANGRKLGNRPFGWITFEYDISKEVDENNEITFAVRVDNDLQPSARWYTGSGIYANTWIDVKSKLHVPMSGIFIKTEQDEVTITTEIQNDFAKTQKGNLVTSIVDANGKEVAVADSKFTIDGNGHQEITQKVKIKNPHLWSINSPYLYKAITKIASKKTKENYSTNFGVRDVEWKPGEGLFINGVETKMQGVCNHQDAGALGAAVPDKILRFRIQQLKDMGVNAIRTSHNPQTPQFYDMCDEMGMLVMDEIFDGWHKKAPNDYGAHFFEEWWNRDLTDWIKRDRNHPSIIIYSVGNETKGEEAAKALVERCHELDNTRPVTSGHSGSDHMDIFGVNGHSERKGFFDHLSNDRVFVGTENTHTWQVRGYYRTKTWYRDGYPCVRHQPYEYPDLTDEEVFTYDWTTSANKSSYKQIFNSSYDNAMVRLTSRQNIEQLRDIPNYAGSFRWTGHDYIGEAGFVHGGWPFKAFMGGAIDMANFEKDLFYLYQSQWTNKPMIHILPHWTHPTLEKGIEIPVWVYSNCDEVELFLNGASLGKQKPGKSWDKMQCEWLVGYQEGELKAVGYKDGKAILNEVIRTADAPAKIKLSVDGEGMANTLEDIVQVRIASTDKKGEFYPYGENRSFFNVVGAGRIKALDNGSPIDVEKHYEATDRIAFYGLTRAYVESTDADGDINLYVGSILGEKRLITSNQVNIDVEQITLRGKASNGKISIYYTTDGSTPTTSSKEYKQAFDIELGTTVKALVLLDNKKLLRMQEEFAADAGFEWKTVMAAANPGGDQAEDAAFDGVTISNEGANFNGKGFIDYGRNEGGYVEFYQENDGSEGEYTLKLRYSAAKRDIKEHTLTLDVNGEKQVIALPSFDNYRKEWREFEVKVQLGMGANTIRLTALNVNGFCLDEMKAI, encoded by the coding sequence ATGAAGTACTTACTTATTATTGGGATACTTTTTTCATCCCTATCACTTTTTGCTCAGCAAAGAATTAACTTCAATGAGCAATGGAAATTTAAATTAGACGATCAAACTGGCGCAGACAAAACCAACTATAATGATAAAGATTGGAGAAATTTAAACCTGCCTCACGATTGGAGTATCGAAGGAGAATACAACGAAAATCATCCGATGGGTGATAAGTGTGGTTACCTTCCTGCCGGTATTGGTTGGTATAGAAAAACGATTCAAGTACCAAAAGAATGGAAAGGTCAGTCGGTACACATCACTTTCGATGGCGTATTTATGAACTCTACGGTTTGGGCGAATGGAAGAAAATTAGGTAACCGTCCTTTCGGGTGGATTACTTTTGAATATGATATCTCTAAAGAGGTAGACGAAAATAATGAAATCACTTTTGCAGTTCGAGTGGATAACGATTTACAACCGTCTGCAAGATGGTATACAGGATCGGGTATTTATGCGAACACATGGATTGATGTAAAATCCAAACTTCATGTACCAATGTCGGGTATCTTTATCAAAACGGAACAAGATGAAGTGACGATCACAACAGAGATTCAAAACGATTTCGCTAAAACACAAAAAGGAAATCTAGTGACCTCTATTGTCGATGCCAATGGTAAAGAAGTAGCTGTAGCTGATTCTAAATTTACGATTGATGGGAACGGACATCAAGAAATAACGCAAAAGGTGAAAATAAAGAATCCACATTTGTGGTCTATCAATTCCCCTTACTTATACAAAGCAATAACTAAAATAGCATCCAAAAAAACGAAAGAAAATTACTCGACTAACTTTGGTGTTCGCGATGTAGAATGGAAACCTGGTGAAGGACTATTTATCAACGGTGTAGAAACAAAAATGCAAGGGGTGTGTAATCACCAAGATGCAGGAGCTTTGGGTGCAGCGGTTCCCGATAAAATTTTAAGATTCAGAATTCAGCAATTGAAGGATATGGGTGTGAATGCTATTCGTACTTCTCACAATCCTCAGACACCTCAGTTCTACGATATGTGTGATGAGATGGGAATGCTTGTGATGGACGAAATTTTTGATGGATGGCACAAAAAAGCACCCAACGATTATGGTGCTCACTTCTTCGAGGAGTGGTGGAATAGAGATCTAACGGATTGGATCAAAAGAGATCGTAATCACCCATCGATCATTATTTACTCGGTAGGTAATGAGACAAAAGGGGAGGAAGCAGCCAAAGCGTTAGTAGAAAGATGTCATGAATTGGACAATACAAGACCTGTTACTTCTGGTCACTCAGGTTCGGATCATATGGATATTTTTGGTGTGAATGGCCATAGTGAACGTAAAGGTTTCTTCGATCATTTATCGAATGACAGAGTATTTGTAGGTACTGAGAATACACATACTTGGCAAGTAAGAGGTTATTACAGAACAAAAACATGGTACAGAGATGGTTATCCATGTGTTCGTCACCAACCGTATGAGTACCCGGATTTAACAGATGAAGAAGTATTTACATACGATTGGACGACTTCCGCGAACAAAAGTAGCTATAAACAAATCTTTAATTCGAGTTACGATAACGCAATGGTTCGTCTAACATCTAGACAAAACATTGAGCAACTTAGAGACATTCCAAATTATGCAGGTTCGTTTAGATGGACGGGTCACGATTACATTGGTGAAGCAGGTTTTGTTCACGGTGGATGGCCTTTCAAAGCATTTATGGGTGGAGCAATCGACATGGCGAACTTCGAAAAGGATTTATTCTACCTGTATCAGTCGCAATGGACAAACAAACCAATGATCCACATTTTACCACACTGGACACATCCTACATTAGAGAAAGGAATTGAAATTCCAGTATGGGTATATTCCAATTGTGATGAAGTCGAGTTGTTCTTAAACGGTGCATCATTAGGTAAACAAAAACCAGGAAAATCGTGGGATAAGATGCAATGCGAGTGGTTAGTAGGTTATCAAGAAGGTGAACTGAAAGCTGTTGGTTATAAAGATGGAAAAGCGATTTTGAATGAAGTGATTAGAACTGCTGATGCTCCTGCCAAAATCAAATTATCTGTGGATGGAGAAGGTATGGCTAATACTTTGGAAGACATTGTTCAAGTTCGTATAGCATCAACTGATAAAAAAGGAGAGTTCTATCCTTATGGAGAAAATAGAAGCTTCTTTAATGTAGTCGGTGCTGGTAGAATTAAAGCTTTAGATAACGGTAGCCCGATTGATGTAGAAAAGCATTATGAGGCGACAGATAGAATTGCGTTTTACGGATTAACTAGAGCGTATGTGGAGTCGACAGATGCAGATGGCGATATCAATTTGTATGTGGGATCGATTCTAGGCGAAAAACGATTGATCACCTCAAACCAAGTGAACATCGATGTGGAGCAAATTACGCTGAGAGGAAAAGCATCCAATGGAAAAATCAGTATCTATTATACTACTGATGGATCGACGCCAACAACATCATCTAAAGAATACAAACAAGCCTTTGATATTGAATTAGGAACGACGGTAAAAGCATTGGTATTACTAGACAATAAAAAACTTTTGAGAATGCAAGAGGAGTTTGCAGCTGATGCTGGTTTCGAATGGAAAACAGTGATGGCAGCAGCCAATCCTGGCGGAGACCAAGCGGAAGACGCCGCTTTCGATGGAGTAACAATTTCTAACGAAGGAGCCAATTTTAACGGCAAAGGTTTTATCGATTACGGAAGAAACGAAGGTGGTTATGTGGAGTTCTATCAAGAAAACGACGGTAGCGAAGGGGAGTATACTTTAAAACTAAGATACTCTGCTGCTAAGAGAGATATTAAAGAGCATACGTTAACGTTAGACGTGAATGGAGAGAAGCAGGTCATTGCTTTACCATCATTCGATAACTACCGTAAGGAGTGGAGAGAATTTGAGGTGAAAGTACAATTAGGTATGGGAGCCAACACTATTCGTTTAACCGCTC